From the genome of Dickeya aquatica, one region includes:
- the murQ gene encoding N-acetylmuramic acid 6-phosphate etherase, with amino-acid sequence MNDNHADEQHGEPELAALISERRNPASLHLDTLSTLEMVTLFNQEDQRVPQAIRDVLPAIAQAVDAAAACLKAGGRLIYQGAGTSGRLGVLDASECPPTFGVSPDRVIGLIAGGPGALLKAVEGAEDSAPLGEADLVALDLHPRDMVIGLAASGRTPYVIGGLRYARRIGCRTAAISCNPHSPIAQEASIAISPEVGAEVLTGSTRLKSGTAQKLVLNMISTGAMVRLGKVYQNLMVDMKATNVKLIDRACRIVMDATGIDRHSAEHYLRQTDYDVKPAIVMVVIGCEAPEARQRLQASNGYLRDALRGDTA; translated from the coding sequence ATGAATGACAATCACGCGGATGAACAACACGGCGAGCCGGAACTTGCGGCATTGATCTCAGAACGACGCAATCCGGCTTCACTGCATCTTGATACATTGTCAACCCTGGAAATGGTCACGCTTTTTAATCAGGAAGATCAGCGAGTGCCACAGGCCATTCGAGATGTGCTGCCTGCTATCGCACAAGCCGTAGATGCCGCCGCAGCCTGCCTGAAAGCGGGGGGACGGCTTATTTATCAGGGCGCGGGCACCAGCGGGCGTCTCGGGGTGCTGGATGCCTCTGAATGCCCGCCGACTTTTGGCGTGTCGCCGGATCGGGTGATAGGCCTGATTGCTGGCGGGCCCGGTGCATTACTAAAGGCGGTCGAAGGGGCTGAAGATTCTGCTCCTCTTGGCGAAGCCGATCTGGTGGCGCTGGATCTTCATCCGCGCGATATGGTGATAGGGCTGGCGGCATCCGGGCGCACACCTTATGTGATAGGCGGCCTGCGCTATGCCCGCCGCATAGGGTGCCGTACGGCGGCCATTTCCTGTAACCCGCATTCACCGATTGCTCAAGAGGCCAGCATTGCCATTTCGCCTGAAGTGGGAGCGGAAGTGCTAACTGGCTCAACCCGGCTGAAATCTGGAACGGCGCAGAAACTGGTCTTAAATATGATTTCTACCGGTGCCATGGTACGCCTTGGCAAGGTGTATCAAAATTTGATGGTGGATATGAAAGCCACCAATGTAAAGCTTATCGATCGCGCCTGCCGGATTGTCATGGATGCCACAGGAATCGACCGTCACAGTGCAGAACACTACCTCAGGCAAACGGACTATGACGTCAAGCCTGCCATCGTGATGGTGGTCATCGGCTGTGAGGCTCCCGAGGCCAGGCAGCGATTACAGGCCAGTAACGGTTATCTGCGAGACGCATTACGTGGCGATACGGCCTGA
- the tadA gene encoding tRNA adenosine(34) deaminase TadA, with protein sequence MNGSIDDEFWMRHALMLAQRAWDEGEVPVGAVLVQGERIIGEGWNRPIGRHDPTAHAEIMALQQGGAVLQNYRLLDTTLYITLEPCVMCAGAMIHSRIGRLVYGAADAKTGAAGSLVDILRHPGMNHHITITDGVLAEECASLLSRFFKMRRQQQREARLSRPLSG encoded by the coding sequence ATGAATGGTTCAATTGATGATGAATTCTGGATGCGCCATGCCCTGATGCTGGCACAGCGTGCCTGGGATGAAGGTGAAGTGCCGGTAGGGGCAGTTTTGGTTCAGGGAGAACGTATTATCGGTGAAGGGTGGAATCGCCCGATTGGCCGCCATGACCCGACGGCACACGCAGAGATCATGGCCTTACAGCAGGGTGGCGCGGTGTTGCAAAACTATCGTCTGCTGGATACGACCTTATATATCACGCTGGAACCCTGTGTGATGTGTGCCGGTGCGATGATCCACAGCCGGATTGGCCGTCTGGTATACGGCGCGGCGGATGCCAAAACCGGTGCAGCCGGGTCGCTGGTGGACATTTTACGCCACCCCGGAATGAATCATCACATCACGATTACTGATGGGGTACTGGCTGAGGAGTGCGCCTCGCTACTGAGCCGCTTTTTCAAAATGCGGCGTCAACAGCAGCGTGAAGCACGACTGTCACGCCCGTTATCCGGGTGA
- the mltF gene encoding membrane-bound lytic murein transglycosylase MltF, whose translation MKRLTINYFFIGVIALLLTLALWPNIPWRSHPDDQLRQILSRGELRISTVTSPLTYTLSEGSPTGLDYELAKRFADYLGVKLVISVRQNVDDLFGDLDHDDADLLAAGLIYNRERLSRFRAGPAYYSVSQQLVYRMGMPRPSALDKLQGKLTVLSGSAHAATLRDLKATRYPQLGWELTTDQSEQEVLKKVADGTLDYTIADSITIGLIQRIHPQLAVAFDLSDEEPVTWYLRQGRDDSIAAALLDFFSQAAEDGSLARLEEKYLGHVGEFDYVDTTVFLSAIDNTLPVFRPLFEKYAQDIDWKLLAAISYQESHWNPLATSPTGVRGLMMLTRNTADSLDVTDRLDPQESVRGGAKYLSLMMQQVPASIPQDERIWFALAAYNMGYAHMMDARKLTEKQQGNPDSWADVKIRLPMLSEKRYYSQTANGYARGQEAYNYVENIRRYRISLVGHLSEKESRSRQEQLTASAYPAVPPDRLVANTQR comes from the coding sequence TTGAAGCGTTTAACGATAAATTATTTTTTCATCGGGGTTATCGCTTTGCTGTTAACGCTGGCACTGTGGCCAAACATCCCCTGGCGCAGTCATCCAGACGATCAGCTAAGGCAGATTCTTTCACGCGGTGAACTGCGTATCAGCACCGTGACCTCTCCGCTGACTTATACACTCAGCGAGGGCTCCCCCACCGGATTAGATTATGAACTGGCCAAACGTTTCGCCGATTACCTCGGCGTGAAGCTGGTTATCTCCGTGCGCCAAAATGTCGATGACCTGTTTGGCGATCTGGATCATGACGATGCCGACTTGCTCGCCGCAGGACTTATCTATAATCGCGAGCGTTTAAGCCGTTTTCGTGCCGGGCCCGCTTATTATTCCGTGTCGCAGCAGTTGGTCTATCGTATGGGTATGCCGCGCCCCAGCGCGCTGGATAAACTGCAAGGTAAACTGACGGTATTATCCGGTTCTGCCCATGCCGCCACGCTACGTGATTTAAAAGCCACACGCTACCCGCAACTGGGCTGGGAGCTCACCACCGACCAGTCAGAGCAGGAAGTGCTCAAAAAAGTGGCTGACGGAACACTCGATTACACCATCGCGGATTCCATCACTATTGGCCTGATACAGCGCATCCACCCGCAACTGGCGGTTGCTTTTGACTTGAGCGATGAAGAGCCCGTTACCTGGTATCTGCGTCAGGGCCGTGATGACAGTATCGCCGCCGCCTTGCTTGACTTTTTCAGTCAGGCGGCCGAAGACGGCTCACTGGCGCGTCTGGAAGAGAAATACCTCGGGCATGTTGGCGAGTTTGATTATGTGGATACCACGGTATTTTTAAGCGCCATTGATAACACACTGCCGGTTTTTCGCCCCTTGTTTGAAAAATATGCCCAGGACATAGACTGGAAACTACTGGCCGCTATCTCTTATCAGGAATCACACTGGAATCCGCTGGCAACCTCACCGACCGGCGTGCGCGGGCTGATGATGTTAACCCGTAACACCGCCGACAGTCTGGATGTAACAGACAGGCTTGACCCGCAAGAGAGTGTGCGGGGCGGGGCGAAATACCTCTCTTTGATGATGCAACAGGTGCCAGCGTCCATCCCGCAAGATGAGCGTATCTGGTTTGCGCTGGCGGCGTATAACATGGGGTATGCCCACATGATGGACGCGCGAAAACTGACTGAGAAACAGCAAGGCAATCCAGACAGTTGGGCTGATGTCAAAATACGCTTACCCATGCTGAGCGAAAAACGCTACTACAGCCAAACCGCCAATGGCTATGCGCGGGGTCAGGAAGCCTATAACTATGTAGAAAATATCCGACGTTATAGGATTAGCCTGGTCGGCCATCTGTCTGAAAAAGAGAGCCGCTCACGTCAAGAGCAGCTCACCGCCAGCGCCTATCCGGCTGTTCCACCGGACAGGCTTGTTGCCAATACGCAGCGCTGA
- the purL gene encoding phosphoribosylformylglycinamidine synthase — protein sequence MEILRGSPALSAFRINKLLTRCKEYHLPVSDIYAEYVHFADVNAPLNHEEQSRLSRLLKYGPSLAEHEPGGRLILVTPRPGTISPWSSKATDIAHNCGLQKIRRLERGLAFYIHAPTLSHAQWQALAALLHDRMMECVFDDMQQANLLFSQHQPAPFKRIEILLEGRAALEAANLRLGLALAEDEIDYLLEAFTALGRNPTDIELYMFAQANSEHCRHKIFNADWVINGEEQPKSLFKMIKNTFEHTPDHVLSAYKDNAAVMEGSAVGRFFPNPQGVYEYHQEDAHILMKVETHNHPTAISPWPGAATGSGGEIRDEGATGRGAKPKAGLVGFSVSNLRIPDFIQPWEQDFGKPDRIVSALDIMTDGPLGGAAFNNEFGRPALTGYFRTYEEIVDSHNGVEVRGYHKPIMLAGGIGNICDGHVKKGDISIGAKLIVLGGPAMNIGLGGGAASSMASGQSDADLDFASVQRDNPEMERRCQEVIDRCWQLGEQNPILFIHDVGAGGLSNAMPELVSDGGRGERFELRDILNDEPGMSPLEVWCNESQERYVLAVAPEQLSLFDAICRRERAPYAVIGEATEEQHLTLNDRHFNNKPIDLPLDVLLGKTPKMLRDVERKDVVGTPLNRDGIYLAEAVERVLHLPVVAEKTFLITIGDRSVTGMVARDQMVGPWQVPVADCAVTTASLDSYYGEAMSIGERAPVALRNFAASARLAVGEALTNIAATHIGDLKRVKLSANWMAAAGHPGEDAGLYEAVRAIGEELCPALGLTIPVGKDSMSMKTRWQENGEEKAVTAPLSLVISAFARVEDVRHTVTPQLHTDKDNVLLMIDLGAGHHALGATALAQVYRQLGRKTADVRNPAQLAGFFNAMQALVARQALLAYHDRSDGGLVVTLAEMAFAGHCGLNVDISSMGEDALAVLFNEELGAVIQIEATRRNEVEQILAEHGLAECVHYLGQAEAGNHFAIHSGKDVVYHESRTTLRNWWAETTWQMQRLRDNPQCADQEHHAKSDDNDPGLNVALTFDVREDIAAPFISRQARPKIAVLREQGVNSHVEMAAAFHRAGFDAIDIHMSDLLAGRRDLQDFQALVACGGFSYGDVLGAGEGWAKSILFNERVRDEFSAFFLRPQTLALGVCNGCQMMSNLRELIPGAEYWPRFVRNKSDRFEARFSLVEVVKSASVFMQDMAGSRMPIAVSHGEGRVEVRDDSHLAALEQHHLVALRYVNNYGQVAQDYPANPNGSPNGITAVTSTDGRVTVMMPHPERVFRTVSNSWHPQEWGEDSPWMRMFRNARRQLG from the coding sequence ATGGAAATCTTGCGTGGTTCACCCGCCCTATCGGCTTTTCGTATCAATAAACTGTTGACCCGGTGTAAGGAATACCATCTGCCTGTCAGCGATATTTACGCCGAATACGTCCATTTCGCCGATGTGAACGCTCCGCTAAACCATGAAGAACAGTCACGACTGAGTCGCTTGCTAAAATACGGTCCTTCGCTGGCAGAGCATGAGCCCGGTGGTCGCCTGATTCTGGTTACTCCACGTCCTGGTACTATTTCTCCCTGGTCTTCTAAAGCCACGGATATTGCACATAATTGTGGTTTGCAAAAAATTCGCCGACTGGAGCGAGGGCTGGCGTTTTATATCCATGCGCCAACCCTGAGCCATGCTCAGTGGCAGGCGCTGGCGGCACTGTTGCATGATCGCATGATGGAGTGCGTGTTTGATGATATGCAGCAGGCTAACCTGCTATTTTCCCAGCATCAACCTGCGCCGTTTAAACGTATTGAGATTCTGCTTGAAGGGCGCGCCGCGCTGGAAGCGGCTAACCTGCGCCTGGGGCTGGCGCTGGCAGAGGATGAAATTGACTATCTGCTGGAGGCGTTTACGGCATTAGGGCGTAACCCGACGGACATCGAGCTCTATATGTTTGCTCAGGCAAACTCTGAACACTGCCGTCACAAGATTTTTAACGCCGACTGGGTTATCAATGGCGAAGAACAGCCTAAGTCGCTGTTTAAAATGATTAAAAACACCTTCGAGCACACGCCGGATCATGTGCTGTCTGCCTATAAAGATAACGCGGCGGTGATGGAAGGCTCGGCTGTTGGCCGTTTTTTCCCTAATCCTCAGGGCGTATATGAATACCATCAGGAAGATGCTCATATCCTGATGAAAGTGGAAACCCATAACCACCCGACGGCGATTTCACCCTGGCCTGGCGCTGCAACCGGCTCTGGCGGTGAAATTCGTGACGAGGGCGCGACCGGTCGTGGTGCCAAACCCAAAGCGGGGCTGGTCGGTTTTTCGGTCTCCAACCTGCGTATTCCCGACTTTATTCAGCCCTGGGAGCAGGATTTCGGTAAGCCGGACCGTATCGTCAGTGCGCTGGATATCATGACAGACGGGCCGCTTGGCGGCGCAGCATTTAATAACGAATTTGGTCGCCCGGCACTGACTGGCTATTTCCGTACCTATGAGGAAATCGTGGATAGCCATAACGGTGTCGAAGTGCGGGGCTATCACAAACCCATTATGCTGGCCGGTGGTATCGGCAATATTTGTGATGGGCATGTGAAGAAAGGCGACATCAGCATTGGTGCCAAGCTTATTGTGCTGGGCGGCCCGGCGATGAATATCGGCCTCGGTGGTGGTGCCGCATCATCGATGGCATCCGGCCAGTCTGATGCGGATTTGGATTTTGCTTCCGTGCAGCGTGATAACCCGGAAATGGAGCGCCGTTGTCAGGAAGTTATCGATCGTTGCTGGCAGTTGGGTGAGCAGAACCCTATCCTGTTTATCCATGATGTGGGCGCAGGTGGTTTGTCTAACGCAATGCCTGAGCTGGTGAGCGATGGTGGCCGGGGGGAACGTTTCGAACTGCGCGACATCCTCAACGATGAGCCGGGTATGAGCCCGCTGGAAGTGTGGTGTAATGAGTCGCAGGAGCGCTATGTCCTGGCTGTTGCACCGGAACAACTTTCGTTATTTGATGCGATTTGCCGCCGCGAGCGTGCACCTTATGCGGTGATTGGCGAAGCCACGGAAGAACAGCACCTGACGCTGAATGACCGTCACTTTAATAACAAACCTATCGACCTGCCGCTTGATGTCCTGCTGGGCAAGACGCCTAAAATGCTGCGTGATGTTGAGCGCAAAGACGTGGTGGGCACACCGCTTAATCGTGATGGGATCTATTTGGCCGAAGCAGTTGAGCGCGTCCTGCACTTACCGGTTGTTGCGGAAAAAACCTTCCTGATTACCATTGGCGACCGTTCTGTTACCGGTATGGTGGCCCGCGATCAAATGGTCGGCCCCTGGCAGGTACCGGTTGCAGACTGCGCGGTGACCACCGCCAGCCTGGACAGTTATTACGGCGAAGCGATGTCGATTGGCGAACGTGCCCCGGTTGCGCTGCGTAACTTTGCGGCGTCCGCCCGGTTGGCTGTCGGTGAGGCACTCACCAATATCGCCGCGACGCATATTGGCGATCTGAAACGGGTGAAACTTTCTGCCAACTGGATGGCCGCTGCCGGCCATCCGGGGGAAGATGCGGGGTTGTATGAGGCGGTGCGGGCGATAGGCGAAGAGTTGTGTCCGGCACTGGGGCTGACTATCCCGGTGGGTAAAGACTCCATGTCGATGAAAACCCGCTGGCAGGAAAATGGTGAGGAAAAAGCGGTCACTGCGCCTTTATCTTTGGTGATTTCGGCGTTTGCCCGCGTTGAAGATGTGCGCCACACCGTGACGCCGCAACTGCACACCGATAAAGACAACGTGCTGTTGATGATTGATTTGGGGGCCGGTCACCACGCGCTGGGAGCAACCGCATTGGCTCAGGTCTATCGTCAGTTAGGGCGCAAGACTGCTGATGTTCGCAATCCGGCTCAACTGGCAGGCTTCTTTAACGCCATGCAGGCACTGGTTGCCAGACAAGCCTTGTTAGCCTACCACGACCGCTCTGATGGTGGTTTGGTGGTGACGCTGGCGGAGATGGCATTTGCCGGGCATTGTGGCCTGAACGTAGACATCAGCTCGATGGGGGAAGACGCGCTGGCGGTGCTGTTCAACGAAGAGCTGGGGGCGGTGATTCAAATTGAAGCCACCCGTCGCAATGAAGTGGAACAGATTCTGGCTGAGCACGGTCTGGCGGAGTGCGTGCATTACCTCGGTCAGGCTGAGGCGGGCAACCACTTTGCCATCCATAGCGGCAAGGACGTTGTGTACCACGAAAGCCGCACCACACTGCGTAATTGGTGGGCAGAAACCACCTGGCAGATGCAACGTCTGCGTGATAACCCACAGTGTGCCGATCAGGAACACCATGCCAAATCGGATGATAACGATCCGGGGCTGAATGTCGCATTGACGTTTGACGTGCGTGAAGACATTGCCGCACCGTTCATCAGCCGTCAGGCTCGCCCGAAAATCGCGGTATTACGCGAGCAAGGGGTGAACTCACATGTGGAAATGGCGGCGGCATTCCACCGTGCCGGTTTTGATGCCATCGATATTCATATGAGCGACCTGCTGGCGGGTCGTCGCGATCTACAAGACTTCCAGGCACTGGTTGCCTGCGGTGGTTTCTCTTACGGTGACGTGTTGGGGGCCGGAGAGGGCTGGGCGAAGTCCATTTTGTTCAACGAGCGGGTTCGTGATGAGTTTTCTGCCTTCTTCCTGCGTCCGCAGACGCTGGCGCTCGGGGTTTGTAACGGTTGCCAGATGATGTCGAACCTGCGTGAGTTAATCCCGGGAGCCGAGTATTGGCCGCGTTTTGTGCGTAACAAATCCGATCGTTTTGAAGCGCGCTTTAGTCTGGTGGAAGTGGTGAAAAGTGCCTCTGTATTCATGCAGGATATGGCCGGCTCACGTATGCCGATTGCGGTATCACACGGTGAAGGGCGTGTGGAAGTGCGCGATGACAGCCACCTGGCGGCATTGGAGCAGCACCATCTGGTGGCATTACGTTATGTCAACAACTACGGTCAGGTCGCACAAGATTACCCCGCTAACCCGAACGGCTCACCAAACGGTATTACCGCCGTGACCAGCACCGATGGCCGGGTAACCGTCATGATGCCGCATCCTGAGCGCGTATTCCGTACGGTCAGCAACTCCTGGCATCCGCAGGAGTGGGGTGAGGATAGCCCGTGGATGCGTATGTTCCGTAACGCACGACGTCAGTTAGGCTAA
- a CDS encoding sensor histidine kinase encodes MISLKRWRIFPRSLRQLVVMAFLLVLLPLLVLAYQAYESLDHLSEQAAGINATTLADARRSEAMTGIAVSMERSYRQFCVLGDQTLAQLYQNQRKQYAQMLDAHAAILPAPEYYQNLRQYLAQLSDIHCQNTGPDAVSVAALDAFSRTNAQMVQATREVIFSRGQQLQQNIAERGRFFGWQALVLFLVSVLLVMLFTRMIIGPVKGVERMINRLGEGKVPGHLSQFKGPTEIRSLAQRILWLSERLSWLEAQRHEFLRHLSHELKTPLASLREGAALLADEVVGTLTADQKEVVAILDSSSRHLQQLIEQLLDYNRKLADAPTGLEQVDISEIVAMVVAAHSLPARAKMMHTQLQLDAKTCRAETTLLMRVMDNLYSNAVHYGRESGNIWIRSYQAAERVYIEVANSGTPIPESDKNLIFEPFYQGAHQRKGAVKGSGLGLSIAQDCIRRMQGELNLATVEYADVCFRIELPLNIETSP; translated from the coding sequence ATGATTTCGTTAAAACGATGGCGAATTTTCCCCCGCTCTTTGCGCCAGTTGGTGGTTATGGCTTTTCTGCTGGTGCTGCTGCCTTTACTGGTACTGGCCTATCAAGCTTATGAAAGTTTGGATCATCTTAGTGAACAGGCTGCCGGTATCAATGCGACAACACTGGCGGATGCCAGACGCAGTGAAGCCATGACGGGGATCGCGGTCAGTATGGAGCGCAGTTATCGGCAATTTTGTGTCTTGGGTGACCAAACGCTGGCGCAACTGTATCAAAATCAACGTAAGCAATATGCCCAGATGCTTGATGCCCATGCGGCAATTTTGCCTGCACCTGAGTATTACCAGAACCTGCGCCAATATCTGGCGCAGTTGTCCGACATTCATTGTCAAAATACTGGCCCGGACGCTGTTTCTGTCGCGGCGCTGGACGCGTTCTCTCGCACCAATGCACAAATGGTACAGGCCACAAGGGAAGTCATCTTTTCCCGTGGGCAGCAATTGCAACAAAATATCGCCGAACGGGGGCGTTTTTTTGGCTGGCAGGCACTGGTTCTATTTTTGGTCAGCGTTTTGTTGGTCATGTTGTTCACTCGTATGATCATCGGCCCGGTAAAAGGCGTCGAGCGCATGATTAATCGACTGGGCGAAGGGAAAGTGCCGGGCCATCTCAGCCAGTTTAAAGGGCCGACCGAGATCCGTTCATTAGCGCAGCGAATTCTCTGGTTGAGTGAGCGATTGTCGTGGCTGGAAGCGCAGCGCCATGAGTTTTTGCGCCATTTGTCGCATGAGCTGAAAACACCGCTGGCAAGCCTGCGTGAAGGCGCTGCTTTGCTGGCGGATGAGGTGGTTGGCACGTTAACCGCCGACCAAAAAGAGGTGGTGGCTATTTTGGACAGCAGCAGTCGCCATCTGCAACAGCTTATTGAGCAATTACTTGATTATAACCGTAAGCTAGCCGATGCCCCGACGGGGCTTGAGCAGGTTGATATTAGCGAGATTGTGGCGATGGTTGTGGCAGCCCACAGTTTGCCTGCGCGTGCAAAAATGATGCACACACAGTTGCAATTAGACGCGAAGACATGCCGTGCTGAAACGACATTGCTGATGCGTGTTATGGATAATCTCTATTCCAATGCGGTGCACTACGGCCGGGAATCCGGTAACATTTGGATTCGCAGCTACCAGGCCGCAGAACGCGTGTACATTGAGGTCGCTAACAGCGGTACACCGATCCCTGAATCAGACAAAAATTTGATTTTTGAGCCTTTTTATCAAGGTGCTCACCAACGCAAAGGTGCAGTGAAGGGCAGTGGATTGGGGTTGAGTATCGCACAAGATTGCATTCGTCGTATGCAAGGAGAATTAAACCTGGCAACGGTTGAATATGCGGATGTCTGCTTTCGTATTGAATTACCCTTGAATATTGAGACTTCACCATGA
- the qseG gene encoding two-component system QseEF-associated lipoprotein QseG, whose protein sequence is MIARFPAFVLCRGLVRLLTGAGSLSVLSLWPVVALLGLIGCAPQPTPPAERRGIEVINPPKEQVADYRTMPCERLWPLHNIDAMNNGLYWLRAMECASRMTPVQAREQTLLVGENDWSGLFRQAILLDNAGTTVQERHQIIDQLNRHRLNVPPTLLPLFQVWLDKQNLMLTLDDERQRFQRAQENSDRQLDAMREQQTQLQSQLETTTRKLENLTDIERQLSSRKMIPGDLPEEGRRPAKNSESDSSATAVKKGMKSE, encoded by the coding sequence ATGATTGCACGGTTTCCTGCCTTTGTATTGTGTCGTGGCCTGGTCAGGTTGTTGACTGGCGCTGGCAGCCTTTCTGTGTTGAGCCTATGGCCAGTGGTGGCCTTGTTGGGGCTTATCGGGTGTGCTCCTCAGCCGACGCCACCTGCCGAGCGTCGGGGGATTGAGGTTATCAATCCGCCAAAAGAACAGGTGGCTGATTATCGCACCATGCCGTGTGAGCGACTGTGGCCGCTTCATAATATTGACGCGATGAACAATGGGTTGTACTGGCTGCGTGCGATGGAATGCGCTTCGCGCATGACGCCTGTTCAGGCGCGTGAGCAAACCTTACTGGTGGGGGAGAACGACTGGAGTGGTTTGTTTCGTCAGGCTATTTTGCTGGATAATGCGGGCACCACGGTACAAGAACGCCATCAAATTATTGACCAACTTAATCGCCACCGTTTGAATGTGCCGCCAACGTTGCTGCCGTTGTTTCAGGTGTGGCTGGACAAACAAAATCTGATGTTGACACTCGATGATGAACGCCAGCGCTTCCAGCGGGCTCAGGAAAACAGTGACCGGCAGCTTGATGCGATGCGTGAACAGCAAACCCAGTTGCAATCTCAGTTAGAAACTACCACCCGTAAACTGGAGAACCTGACGGATATTGAACGCCAGCTCTCGTCTCGCAAAATGATACCGGGAGACTTGCCGGAAGAGGGGCGGCGGCCTGCGAAAAATAGTGAGAGTGACTCGTCAGCCACTGCGGTGAAAAAAGGAATGAAAAGCGAATGA
- the glrR gene encoding two-component system response regulator GlrR, with protein sequence MTTRKSASLLLVDDDPSLLKLLGMRLTSEGFSVTTATNGQDALRLLAREKIDVVISDLRMDEMDGLALFAEVQRNQPGIPVIILTAHGSIPEAVAATQKGVFSFLTKPVDRDALYQAIDDALTLSPPAGDERWRAAVVTRSPIMLRLLEQAKMVAQSDVSVLIGGQSGTGKEVLAQAIHAASPRARQPFIAINCGALPEPLLESELFGHAKGAFTGAVSQREGLFQAAEGGTLFLDEIGDMPLALQVKLLRVLQERKVRPLGSNRDIDINVRIISATHRDLPKAMEKGEFREDLYYRLNVVSLKLPALHDRAEDIPLLANHLLREAAARHKPFVRSFSTDAMKRLIAANWPGNVRQLVNVIEQCVALTTAPVIGDTLVEQALEGENTALPTFVEARNQFELNYLRKLLQIAKGNVTQAARMAGRNRTEFYKLLARHELDANDFKE encoded by the coding sequence ATGACCACCCGAAAATCTGCCAGCCTGCTGTTAGTCGATGATGACCCTAGTTTATTGAAATTACTGGGAATGAGACTGACGAGTGAAGGGTTTAGCGTGACGACGGCAACCAATGGTCAGGACGCGTTACGTTTATTGGCGCGCGAAAAAATAGATGTGGTTATCAGCGATTTGCGAATGGATGAAATGGACGGTTTAGCCTTGTTTGCTGAAGTCCAGCGTAATCAGCCGGGGATACCGGTAATCATCCTGACGGCACACGGTTCCATTCCCGAGGCAGTTGCCGCCACGCAAAAAGGGGTGTTCAGTTTTCTGACCAAACCGGTTGACAGGGATGCCTTGTATCAGGCTATCGATGATGCATTAACATTGTCACCCCCCGCCGGCGATGAGCGGTGGCGGGCCGCCGTGGTGACACGCAGTCCCATCATGCTACGTTTGCTTGAGCAGGCTAAGATGGTGGCTCAGTCTGATGTCAGTGTGTTGATCGGTGGTCAGAGCGGCACAGGAAAGGAGGTACTGGCTCAGGCGATTCACGCCGCGAGCCCCAGAGCGCGACAGCCTTTTATTGCGATTAACTGCGGTGCGCTTCCTGAGCCGTTACTGGAGTCAGAGCTGTTTGGCCATGCGAAAGGAGCATTTACCGGCGCGGTGAGTCAGCGGGAAGGGTTATTTCAGGCGGCAGAGGGCGGCACGCTGTTTCTCGATGAGATTGGCGATATGCCCCTTGCTTTACAGGTGAAGCTATTGCGTGTCTTGCAAGAGCGTAAGGTCAGGCCGCTTGGGAGTAACCGGGATATCGATATTAATGTGCGGATTATCTCCGCCACACACCGTGATTTGCCCAAGGCGATGGAAAAAGGGGAATTTCGCGAAGATCTTTATTATCGGCTGAATGTGGTGAGCCTGAAATTACCGGCTTTGCACGACCGTGCTGAAGATATTCCTTTGTTAGCCAATCATTTGCTGCGAGAAGCCGCAGCACGACATAAACCGTTTGTGCGCAGTTTCTCAACGGATGCCATGAAGCGGTTGATAGCGGCTAACTGGCCTGGAAATGTGCGACAGTTGGTGAATGTCATCGAGCAGTGTGTGGCGCTGACAACGGCTCCAGTCATTGGTGATACGCTGGTTGAACAGGCTCTGGAAGGCGAAAATACCGCATTACCCACCTTTGTCGAAGCCCGGAATCAATTTGAATTAAACTATCTGCGTAAACTGTTGCAGATTGCTAAAGGTAATGTGACGCAGGCAGCCCGTATGGCGGGGCGTAACCGTACCGAATTTTATAAGTTGCTGGCACGTCATGAGCTGGATGCCAACGATTTTAAAGAATAG
- the glnB gene encoding nitrogen regulatory protein P-II, with protein MKKIDAIIKPFKLDDVREALAEVGITGMTVTEVKGFGRQKGHTELYRGAEYMVDFLPKVKIEIVVSDDIVDTCVETIMRTAQTGKIGDGKIFVFDVARVIRIRTGEEDEEAI; from the coding sequence ATGAAAAAAATTGATGCGATTATTAAACCCTTCAAGCTGGACGATGTGCGTGAAGCACTGGCAGAAGTCGGGATTACCGGTATGACAGTCACCGAAGTTAAGGGGTTTGGCCGTCAGAAAGGCCATACTGAACTGTACCGTGGTGCTGAGTACATGGTGGATTTCCTGCCGAAAGTGAAGATAGAAATCGTGGTGTCTGACGATATTGTCGATACCTGTGTGGAAACCATTATGCGTACTGCACAAACCGGGAAAATTGGCGATGGCAAGATTTTTGTATTTGATGTTGCCCGCGTGATCCGCATTCGTACCGGTGAAGAAGACGAGGAAGCTATCTAA